A region from the Calditrichota bacterium genome encodes:
- a CDS encoding nucleoside transporter: MSPYNLVSFCGIFVLMGVAWLLSTQRRRINWRVVLWGTGLQLLFALFIFRVPVGAKLFLLINDVVVKVLDSASAGTRFLFGRLALPPGTTDAAGETSLGFFLAFQALPTIVFFAALVGALYYLGVMPWLIRGFASLFTRLMRISGAESLCAASNIFVGIESALTVRPYLDGMTRSELCTILTAGMATIASSVMALYVFVLQRHFPTIAGHLVSASIISAPAAVVMAKLMVPETEHPATLGVSVRPHYEREHNIIEAIINGANSGVRLVVGIAALLLAFLGLIALVDLVLGQLGQWASQLFGTKVDLSLRSLLSLVSYPFTLVVGVPPRDAWAVARLIGERTVATEVQSYQDLAGMLAAGALHEPRSAVVAAYALCGFAHVASLAIFVGGIAALAPRRTAELSSLGLRALVAATLACLMTAAVAGTFLGRTVILTGVGH; the protein is encoded by the coding sequence TGGGCGTGGCCTGGCTTCTGTCCACGCAGCGTCGCCGCATCAACTGGCGAGTGGTCCTCTGGGGAACCGGGCTGCAGCTCCTTTTTGCGCTCTTCATCTTTCGGGTCCCGGTGGGGGCGAAACTCTTTCTGCTCATCAACGACGTGGTCGTAAAGGTCCTTGACAGCGCCTCTGCGGGCACGAGGTTTCTGTTCGGCCGTTTGGCCCTACCTCCCGGAACAACGGACGCGGCCGGCGAGACGTCGTTGGGTTTTTTCCTTGCTTTTCAAGCGCTCCCCACCATCGTCTTTTTCGCCGCCCTGGTTGGCGCTCTCTACTACTTGGGCGTCATGCCCTGGCTAATCCGCGGCTTTGCCTCGCTGTTCACCAGGTTAATGCGCATCAGCGGTGCCGAGTCATTGTGCGCCGCCAGCAACATCTTCGTGGGCATCGAGTCAGCGCTCACCGTCCGCCCCTACTTGGACGGCATGACTCGCTCAGAGCTTTGCACCATCCTCACCGCGGGCATGGCCACCATTGCCTCCAGCGTGATGGCGCTCTACGTGTTCGTACTGCAGCGCCACTTCCCGACAATCGCTGGGCACCTGGTCTCGGCCTCGATCATCTCCGCCCCTGCCGCTGTGGTGATGGCAAAGTTGATGGTCCCGGAGACCGAGCACCCGGCAACCTTGGGTGTGTCCGTGCGGCCGCACTATGAGCGTGAGCACAACATCATCGAAGCCATCATCAACGGGGCTAACAGCGGCGTACGTCTGGTGGTGGGGATTGCCGCGCTCCTGCTGGCATTTCTGGGCCTTATCGCCCTTGTCGACTTAGTGCTCGGTCAGTTGGGGCAGTGGGCCAGCCAGCTCTTCGGCACGAAGGTTGACCTGTCCTTGCGGAGTCTCCTGAGCTTGGTCTCCTACCCTTTCACCTTGGTGGTGGGCGTGCCGCCGCGGGACGCCTGGGCGGTGGCTCGTCTCATCGGCGAGCGGACCGTGGCCACCGAGGTCCAGTCCTATCAAGACCTGGCCGGCATGTTGGCCGCGGGTGCCTTGCATGAACCGCGTTCTGCGGTGGTAGCTGCCTATGCTCTTTGCGGCTTTGCCCACGTGGCCTCATTGGCCATTTTTGTCGGAGGCATCGCGGCTTTAGCGCCGCGTCGCACTGCGGAACTCTCGTCGCTGGGTCTCCGCGCCCTGGTCGCCGCCACCTTGGCCTGCCTGATGACCGCGGCCGTGGCGGGCACCTTCTTGGGCAGA